The following proteins are encoded in a genomic region of Pseudodesulfovibrio mercurii:
- the deoC gene encoding deoxyribose-phosphate aldolase: MNEDLMKTLTAEAGRVRADERYALRALVSMDLTSLGEDDTDEKIRDLCSHAVTPRGHVAAVCIYDKFVPLALNELKGTGVRVATVCNFPHGGADAAKAVAEARAQVAAGAQEVDVVLPYKRYKAGGRDQAIALLHQVREVCGETVLLKVILETSQLQSLKIIAEAGRDAIEAGADFIKTSTGKVPGGATLEAAAVMLETIREMTPEVGRPLGFKPSGGLRTVADAAGYLYLADKIMGEGWATPQTLRFGASGLLNDVKNHLGL, translated from the coding sequence ATGAACGAAGATTTGATGAAGACATTGACGGCCGAGGCCGGACGGGTCCGGGCCGACGAGCGATACGCCCTGCGCGCCCTGGTCTCCATGGACCTGACCTCGCTGGGCGAGGACGACACGGACGAGAAGATCCGCGACCTGTGCTCGCACGCGGTCACGCCCAGGGGCCACGTGGCGGCGGTCTGCATATACGACAAATTCGTGCCCCTGGCCCTGAATGAGCTGAAGGGGACCGGGGTGCGCGTGGCCACGGTCTGCAACTTCCCCCACGGCGGGGCGGACGCGGCCAAGGCCGTGGCCGAGGCGCGGGCCCAGGTGGCGGCCGGGGCCCAGGAGGTGGACGTGGTCCTGCCCTACAAGCGATACAAGGCGGGGGGCCGGGACCAGGCCATCGCCCTGCTCCACCAGGTGCGCGAGGTCTGCGGCGAGACGGTCCTGCTCAAGGTCATCCTGGAGACGAGCCAGTTGCAGTCGCTGAAGATCATCGCCGAGGCCGGGCGGGACGCCATCGAGGCGGGCGCGGACTTCATCAAGACGTCCACGGGCAAGGTGCCGGGCGGGGCCACCCTGGAGGCGGCCGCGGTCATGCTCGAGACCATCCGCGAGATGACCCCCGAGGTCGGGCGTCCCCTGGGCTTCAAGCCGTCCGGCGGCCTCCGGACCGTGGCCGACGCGGCGGGCTACCTCTATCTCGCGGACAAGATCATGGGCGAAGGCTGGGCCACCCCCCAAACCCTGCGCTTCGGGGCATCCGGCCTGCTCAACGACGTAAAAAACCACCTCGGCCTCTAA
- a CDS encoding ComEA family DNA-binding protein, translated as MKKMMAILSLTWALLIPAFTLGVCTDVQAESERKEVKQRLELNSVTAEELAATGVVDLDLAKKIIQLREDLGGFQNYDDLEELNIPADQMEKLRWNTTIKGIASDCTC; from the coding sequence ATGAAAAAGATGATGGCCATTCTCTCGTTGACATGGGCGCTTCTCATCCCGGCGTTCACCCTGGGTGTTTGCACGGACGTTCAGGCCGAGAGCGAACGGAAGGAAGTGAAACAGCGCCTGGAACTGAACAGCGTCACCGCCGAGGAGTTGGCGGCCACCGGCGTGGTGGACCTGGATCTGGCCAAGAAGATCATACAACTCCGCGAAGACCTGGGCGGCTTCCAGAATTACGACGATCTCGAGGAACTGAACATCCCCGCTGATCAGATGGAAAAGCTGCGTTGGAACACGACGATCAAAGGCATCGCCAGCGATTGTACCTGCTGA
- a CDS encoding HAMP domain-containing sensor histidine kinase, whose translation MRLYTKFMIWSVLNLVWLGVVVLGGSWLLIGSNGAYAQVLFRGGINSVMQVVAANLQYKPIYDWQKVLDRYSESYDIRFHVQALDDMGHIPTHGAIPDTVMAEASKMPKPQVSFCAEPGSSERQDINAVLEAESGFLPMQNAIYLRAGDPTRYWYGRPVFVPDENHKLHYVLLISSSTSFSGHGLYFNMYGVLVTMVVVLGLCFLWWWPFVWHLAKPIGQVTEKAERIAAGEYVLTEKRKDDYLPSLGRKDEIRRLADAVDSMSNQLMQQMFRQRRFIRQIAHELGSPIARTKFGLAVLEERLDGDFANRARKISRDVEEIAVLVEDVLGYLRSEGLPGQPRIEIVPLYHTINEIIALEGQSADIEFERPEQEFYIRTDLECLRRMVGNALRNAIRYAAEQGVITIRVQCLVDEVLVSVEDNGPGVPPTELAHLTEPFFRGEGAADYPGGSGLGLSIVKQCMEICGGRLEFANRSPHGFAVSLFFPLSH comes from the coding sequence ATGCGCTTATACACAAAATTCATGATCTGGTCGGTGCTGAACCTCGTCTGGCTGGGGGTTGTCGTGCTCGGCGGCAGCTGGCTGCTGATCGGCAGCAACGGGGCCTACGCCCAAGTCCTGTTCCGCGGCGGCATCAACTCCGTCATGCAGGTTGTGGCCGCCAATCTCCAGTACAAGCCGATTTATGACTGGCAGAAGGTGCTCGACCGCTACAGCGAATCCTACGATATCCGCTTCCATGTGCAGGCCCTGGACGACATGGGGCACATTCCCACCCACGGCGCCATCCCGGACACGGTCATGGCCGAGGCGAGCAAGATGCCCAAGCCGCAGGTCTCCTTCTGCGCGGAGCCCGGAAGTTCGGAACGGCAGGACATCAACGCCGTGCTGGAAGCGGAAAGCGGATTCCTCCCCATGCAGAACGCGATCTATCTTCGTGCGGGCGACCCGACCCGCTACTGGTATGGCAGGCCGGTCTTCGTTCCCGACGAGAACCACAAGCTGCACTATGTCCTGTTGATCTCCTCCTCCACGTCCTTTTCCGGGCACGGGTTGTACTTCAACATGTACGGTGTACTGGTCACCATGGTGGTCGTGCTGGGCCTGTGCTTTCTCTGGTGGTGGCCGTTCGTGTGGCATCTGGCCAAACCCATCGGCCAGGTCACGGAAAAGGCGGAGCGCATAGCGGCCGGGGAGTACGTGCTGACCGAGAAGCGCAAGGACGACTATCTCCCGTCCCTGGGCCGCAAGGACGAAATCAGACGCCTGGCCGACGCCGTGGACAGCATGTCCAATCAGCTGATGCAGCAGATGTTCCGGCAGCGTCGCTTCATCCGTCAAATCGCCCACGAACTGGGCTCGCCCATTGCCAGGACGAAATTCGGCCTCGCCGTGCTGGAGGAACGCCTGGACGGCGATTTCGCGAACCGCGCACGCAAGATCAGCCGGGACGTCGAGGAGATCGCCGTCCTGGTGGAGGACGTCCTCGGGTATCTGCGCTCCGAGGGTCTCCCCGGCCAACCGCGCATCGAGATCGTTCCGTTGTATCATACGATCAATGAGATCATAGCGCTGGAAGGGCAAAGCGCGGACATCGAGTTTGAACGTCCGGAGCAGGAGTTTTACATCCGCACCGATCTGGAGTGCCTGCGCCGCATGGTGGGCAACGCCCTACGCAACGCCATCCGCTACGCCGCCGAACAGGGCGTCATCACGATCCGGGTGCAATGCCTGGTGGACGAGGTCCTCGTCAGTGTCGAGGATAACGGACCGGGCGTGCCCCCCACTGAACTGGCGCATCTCACGGAGCCTTTTTTCCGGGGAGAGGGCGCCGCCGATTATCCCGGCGGTTCCGGCCTGGGCCTGTCGATCGTCAAGCAGTGCATGGAAATCTGCGGAGGGCGCCTGGAATTCGCCAACCGGTCGCCGCACGGATTCGCCGTCTCCCTTTTCTTCCCCCTGTCCCATTAG
- a CDS encoding response regulator transcription factor, giving the protein MEAENNTYHVLMIDDDENLCGVVSDFMGAYGLEVQYALDGNDGLQMALSSAFDAILLDMMLPDIDGLTILKQLRAKAPKLPVIIISAQTDVSDKIVGLEMGADDYVPKTFAPRELLARLRAVLRRSRTSAEDMVEEESCDGETVVIHGLMLDSTRMQADLNGKTLDLSTIEFQLLYRMASHPGRVFSRDQLISDIFGREYCIFDRSVDMHISSLRRKLGDSPRTPSYLRTVRGSGYMFMK; this is encoded by the coding sequence ATGGAAGCCGAAAACAATACATACCATGTGTTGATGATCGATGACGACGAGAACCTGTGCGGGGTCGTCAGCGATTTCATGGGGGCCTACGGTCTGGAGGTCCAGTATGCCCTGGACGGCAACGACGGGCTGCAGATGGCGCTGTCCAGCGCGTTCGACGCCATCCTCCTAGACATGATGCTGCCGGACATCGACGGCCTCACGATTCTCAAACAGCTCCGCGCCAAGGCTCCCAAGCTGCCGGTGATAATCATCTCGGCCCAGACGGACGTCAGCGACAAGATCGTGGGATTGGAGATGGGCGCCGACGATTATGTGCCCAAGACCTTCGCCCCACGGGAACTGTTGGCGCGCCTGCGCGCGGTGCTGCGCCGCAGCCGGACCAGCGCGGAAGACATGGTCGAGGAAGAATCCTGCGACGGCGAGACCGTTGTCATACACGGCCTGATGCTCGACAGCACCCGAATGCAGGCCGACCTGAACGGCAAGACGCTTGACCTGAGCACCATCGAATTCCAGCTCCTGTACAGGATGGCCTCGCACCCGGGGCGGGTCTTTTCCCGCGATCAGCTTATTTCCGATATCTTCGGCAGGGAATACTGCATCTTTGACCGCTCCGTGGACATGCACATTTCCTCCCTTCGGCGCAAGCTGGGGGACTCTCCACGCACGCCCTCCTACCTGCGCACCGTTCGAGGGAGCGGCTACATGTTCATGAAATAG
- a CDS encoding molybdopterin-containing oxidoreductase family protein, which yields MAAADAAPAQALNLRGARPKGEITKVKGYCPFCQVRCTYTALVRNGRIESLVGEPDNPWTHGTMCPKGLSLVELVRSPSRITEPLLKQPDGTWKPIAYTDALDLIVQRVEACQREHGETAGDRIALTGPLWDCRESELAAEMTLSFMGSRNLMPAGEVCISSASNMLGLMTGVNTSTTTVNEICNCETLVLWGANIAELYPPYSNWLDKARNAGVNIVYLDPRRTRTSLCCSSQLSPRPGTDGAMAMGAIRHILATGSYDADRAGQLISDLDMLREDVEPYTLEKVAGITGVPKELVEEFADTLGRSRRTIIWLGGSLSRYTNGIQSLRAVMLLQGLRDNLIGSGKGLLTMEGGKPAGEDEFIDHICGPNDKPRMNFRRLFRAMSKGQLDILFLNSSYRRYPDSKNVRAAIQKVPFVVHRGFFLTEEAEVANLFMPATFSPESQGSHYGAEKQVVWREKVVDAPGSCVPDWQFYRDIGRRIAGDRYPRFERPEDLYRLFVSLVPSWRGLTLERLRKAQGGMVWPRYHENDPERLGTSFTQGKLLTPDGRMPVDDSVFGRINWSYPRGNPQGRDNDPKYPLVLLQGKVLTQWQQTLTNYSEALSRFSHGRFVNIHPDTAAEMGVKDGDMVALETATGSLEARVELCAEIVPGIVFTPSHFNRTAPFAQNRSDHINLIVPNYWDRISSQVNGVGCTIRKLQGA from the coding sequence GTGGCGGCGGCGGACGCCGCCCCCGCCCAGGCCCTGAACCTGCGTGGGGCGCGACCCAAGGGCGAGATCACCAAGGTCAAGGGATACTGTCCTTTTTGTCAGGTCAGGTGCACCTATACGGCGCTGGTCCGCAATGGCCGGATCGAGAGCCTGGTCGGCGAGCCGGACAATCCCTGGACCCATGGGACCATGTGTCCCAAGGGACTCTCCCTGGTGGAGCTGGTGCGCAGCCCGTCGAGGATCACCGAGCCCCTCCTGAAGCAACCGGACGGTACCTGGAAGCCCATTGCGTATACCGACGCCCTTGATCTCATTGTCCAGCGGGTCGAGGCCTGTCAACGCGAGCACGGCGAAACGGCCGGGGACCGCATCGCCCTCACGGGGCCCCTGTGGGATTGCCGGGAGAGCGAACTGGCCGCCGAAATGACCCTTTCCTTCATGGGCAGCAGGAACTTGATGCCTGCGGGCGAGGTGTGCATCAGCAGCGCCTCCAACATGCTCGGCCTCATGACCGGGGTGAACACCTCCACCACCACGGTCAACGAGATATGCAACTGCGAGACCCTCGTCCTCTGGGGCGCGAATATCGCCGAACTGTATCCGCCCTACAGCAATTGGCTGGACAAGGCGCGGAATGCGGGCGTGAACATCGTCTACCTCGATCCAAGGCGCACGCGCACCAGCCTGTGCTGTTCCAGCCAGCTCTCTCCCCGGCCCGGAACCGACGGCGCCATGGCCATGGGCGCGATCCGGCACATTCTGGCGACCGGCAGCTATGACGCCGACCGGGCCGGGCAGCTGATCTCCGATCTCGACATGCTGCGGGAGGACGTAGAGCCGTACACCCTGGAAAAGGTCGCCGGAATCACGGGCGTACCGAAAGAACTGGTGGAGGAATTCGCCGACACCCTGGGCAGGAGCCGAAGGACCATCATCTGGCTCGGCGGTTCCCTGTCGCGCTACACCAACGGCATCCAGAGCCTGCGGGCCGTCATGCTGCTCCAGGGGCTGCGCGACAACCTCATCGGCAGCGGCAAGGGCCTGCTGACCATGGAAGGGGGCAAGCCCGCCGGAGAGGACGAATTCATCGACCACATCTGCGGCCCCAACGACAAGCCCAGGATGAACTTCCGACGGTTGTTCAGGGCCATGAGCAAGGGCCAACTCGACATCCTGTTTCTCAACTCCTCCTACCGCCGCTACCCGGACAGCAAGAACGTCCGCGCGGCCATACAGAAGGTCCCCTTCGTGGTGCATCGCGGCTTCTTCCTGACCGAAGAGGCCGAGGTGGCGAATCTGTTCATGCCCGCGACGTTCTCCCCGGAAAGCCAAGGGTCGCACTACGGCGCGGAAAAGCAGGTGGTCTGGCGCGAAAAGGTCGTGGATGCGCCGGGGTCCTGCGTGCCCGACTGGCAGTTCTACCGGGACATCGGGCGGCGCATCGCCGGCGACAGGTATCCCCGGTTCGAGCGGCCCGAGGACCTGTACCGTCTGTTCGTCTCCCTGGTGCCCTCCTGGCGGGGGCTGACCCTGGAGCGCCTGCGCAAGGCCCAGGGCGGCATGGTCTGGCCGCGTTACCACGAGAACGATCCCGAACGGCTGGGGACGTCCTTCACCCAGGGCAAGCTCCTGACCCCGGACGGCAGGATGCCGGTAGATGACAGCGTGTTCGGCCGCATCAACTGGTCCTACCCCCGCGGCAATCCCCAGGGGCGTGACAACGACCCCAAGTACCCGCTGGTGCTGCTGCAAGGCAAGGTGTTGACCCAATGGCAGCAGACCTTGACGAACTATTCCGAGGCGCTGTCCAGGTTCTCCCACGGACGTTTCGTCAACATCCATCCGGATACCGCGGCGGAAATGGGGGTGAAGGACGGCGACATGGTGGCCCTCGAGACCGCCACCGGAAGCCTGGAGGCGAGAGTGGAACTGTGCGCCGAGATCGTGCCCGGCATCGTGTTCACCCCGTCGCATTTCAACAGGACCGCTCCATTCGCGCAAAACCGGAGCGATCACATCAACCTGATCGTGCCCAACTACTGGGATCGCATTTCCTCCCAGGTCAACGGCGTCGGCTGCACGATCCGCAAACTGCAGGGGGCATAA
- a CDS encoding phosphopentomutase, translating to MPRAFILVLDSLGIGWAPDADQYGDAGADTLGHIAEACARGEADRDGLRSGPLNLPCMASLGLGLAAQLVTGTVPPGLKSPVLRGRFAAAREISRGKDTPSGHWELAGVPVTFDWGYFPPDFPSFPKALTDAIIEQAHLPGILGNRAASGTEIIKELGAEHMATDMPICYTSVDSVFQIAAHEETFGLDRLLDLCKLVRELLDGYNIGRVIARPFIGRPGNFTRTPNRHDYALEPPAPTLLDVLKNAGRQVISVGKISDIFAGRGVTRAVKGPDSATLFDLVETEADQAPDGSLVFANFVEFDSEWGHRRDTAGYAAALEALDARLTGFLPRLRPGDLAVITADHGCDPTWKGTDHTRECVPVLLFGPPVLPGCAGLRDTFADVGQTVARHLDVGPLETGEVIDLA from the coding sequence ATGCCGCGCGCCTTCATCCTGGTCCTCGACTCCCTGGGCATCGGCTGGGCACCGGACGCCGACCAGTACGGCGACGCCGGGGCCGACACCCTGGGCCACATCGCCGAGGCCTGCGCGCGCGGCGAGGCCGACCGCGACGGCCTGCGCTCCGGCCCCCTCAACCTGCCCTGCATGGCCTCCCTGGGCCTGGGGCTGGCCGCCCAGCTTGTCACCGGCACCGTCCCGCCGGGCCTCAAATCCCCGGTCCTGCGCGGCCGGTTCGCCGCCGCCCGCGAGATCAGCCGGGGCAAGGACACGCCCAGCGGCCACTGGGAACTGGCCGGGGTGCCCGTGACCTTCGACTGGGGCTACTTCCCGCCCGACTTTCCGAGCTTCCCCAAGGCCCTCACCGACGCCATCATCGAACAGGCGCACCTCCCCGGCATCCTCGGCAACCGCGCCGCCTCGGGCACGGAAATCATCAAGGAACTCGGGGCCGAACACATGGCCACCGACATGCCCATCTGCTACACCTCCGTGGACTCGGTCTTCCAGATCGCGGCCCACGAGGAGACCTTCGGCCTGGACCGGTTGCTCGACCTCTGCAAACTCGTGCGCGAACTCCTTGACGGCTACAACATCGGCCGGGTCATCGCCCGCCCGTTCATCGGCCGGCCCGGCAACTTCACCCGCACCCCCAACCGCCACGACTACGCCCTGGAACCGCCCGCCCCCACCCTGCTCGACGTGCTCAAGAACGCCGGACGCCAGGTTATCTCCGTGGGCAAGATCAGCGACATCTTCGCCGGTCGCGGCGTCACCAGGGCCGTCAAGGGCCCGGACTCGGCCACCCTCTTCGATCTCGTCGAGACCGAGGCCGATCAAGCGCCCGACGGCTCCCTGGTCTTCGCCAACTTCGTGGAGTTCGATTCCGAATGGGGACACCGCCGCGACACCGCCGGGTACGCCGCCGCCCTCGAAGCCCTCGACGCCCGCCTGACCGGCTTCCTGCCCCGCCTGCGACCCGGCGACCTGGCCGTCATCACCGCCGACCACGGCTGCGACCCCACCTGGAAAGGCACCGACCACACCCGCGAATGCGTGCCCGTCCTGCTGTTCGGCCCCCCGGTCCTGCCCGGCTGCGCAGGCCTGCGCGACACCTTCGCCGATGTCGGCCAGACCGTGGCCCGACACCTCGACGTCGGCCCGCTGGAGACGGGTGAGGTGATTGACTTGGCGTAA
- a CDS encoding cytidine deaminase: MPDIEELIRLAVRARDRAYAPYSNHPVGAALVTDAGEVFTGCNVENAAYPLGNCAEQSAIAAMVLGGGRTIRELVVVGPTDAPCTPCGGCRQRIREFAGPDALVHACNERGVLLTMTLDDLLPESFGPENLNPRKS; this comes from the coding sequence ATGCCCGACATCGAGGAACTCATCCGGCTGGCGGTCCGGGCGCGCGACCGCGCCTACGCCCCCTACTCCAACCACCCGGTGGGCGCGGCCCTGGTCACGGACGCGGGCGAGGTCTTCACCGGCTGCAACGTGGAGAACGCGGCCTACCCGCTGGGCAACTGCGCCGAACAGTCGGCCATAGCCGCCATGGTCCTGGGCGGGGGCCGGACCATCCGCGAACTGGTGGTGGTCGGGCCGACCGACGCGCCGTGCACCCCGTGCGGCGGCTGCCGCCAGCGCATCCGCGAGTTCGCCGGGCCGGACGCGCTGGTCCACGCCTGCAACGAACGCGGCGTGCTGCTGACCATGACCCTGGACGACCTGCTGCCCGAGTCCTTCGGGCCGGAAAACCTCAACCCACGGAAATCATGA
- a CDS encoding integrase domain-containing protein produces the protein MTKSISLVLGANRATLSGPRSKQHRIRQNAKAFAGRLREAGFGVRKWTNISNKHFAAVARQMKGQGVGDGRIAEIFSAARHLCRAYGNTCISPTNGVFDVRRGSIANANSKAVAPEFVLGAIAKLETESSYEHGPRCAAQIRLQYELGLRREESAKVDLINDWDKEGSTLYIRYGPKGGRPRTLHNLSDRQQEALERALPYVSQSDRPGIHNLMPSGMGGKWQEKLSYAARLCGFTKKESGWTLHSNRHERFHRMYVAHTGFQPPNQHESLAAFQKAARDTAGDEWSRLDAEARDEIEVSAGHSPGRRDVSDAYLGRSR, from the coding sequence ATGACAAAATCCATCAGTCTGGTACTGGGCGCGAACAGGGCAACTTTGTCCGGCCCGCGCTCGAAGCAACACAGAATCCGGCAGAACGCCAAGGCCTTCGCAGGCCGGTTGCGCGAAGCCGGATTTGGGGTCCGCAAATGGACCAACATTTCCAACAAGCATTTTGCGGCGGTAGCGCGGCAAATGAAAGGCCAAGGCGTGGGTGACGGGCGTATCGCCGAAATCTTTTCGGCAGCCCGTCACCTGTGCCGAGCCTACGGGAATACCTGCATCAGCCCGACCAACGGCGTGTTCGACGTCCGGCGGGGCAGCATTGCCAACGCCAACAGCAAGGCGGTTGCCCCTGAATTCGTCTTGGGGGCAATCGCCAAACTGGAAACCGAATCGTCATACGAGCACGGTCCTCGTTGCGCCGCCCAGATCCGGCTTCAGTACGAACTGGGGCTCCGGCGCGAAGAGTCGGCAAAAGTCGATCTGATCAACGATTGGGACAAGGAAGGCAGCACCCTTTACATCCGGTATGGTCCGAAGGGTGGGCGCCCCCGGACGCTGCACAATCTGTCCGATCGGCAGCAGGAAGCTCTTGAGCGAGCTCTGCCATACGTAAGTCAATCCGACAGGCCGGGGATTCATAATCTCATGCCGAGCGGGATGGGCGGCAAATGGCAGGAAAAGCTGTCCTACGCGGCCAGGCTTTGCGGCTTCACCAAGAAGGAAAGCGGGTGGACGCTGCACAGCAACCGTCATGAACGGTTCCATCGTATGTATGTCGCGCACACGGGCTTTCAGCCGCCCAACCAGCACGAATCCCTGGCGGCCTTCCAGAAGGCCGCGCGGGACACCGCTGGGGACGAATGGTCCCGGCTCGACGCCGAAGCCCGGGATGAAATAGAAGTCTCTGCCGGCCATTCCCCTGGCCGCCGTGATGTGTCCGATGCCTACCTTGGCCGTTCCCGTTAG
- a CDS encoding tyrosine-type recombinase/integrase: protein MTVYFKAGKGYRYDFMVKGKRYTKAWFKGKQAAKTAEVKRREDVEKKQELEATGDMALLDLLNLRLDYLLDRAYSESHYKKTKLAAQRLLDYFGKVPCSVITRLKADEFLMAVVRERTPVAGNNDLKVLRAAFSWGMKRGQRFIQDNPFAGLETFPSDKPSERKKTPRIDELDRMIEAAQPKHRPYLWVLRETMARSIEVHRLTWNRVNFEERYVELETRKNKNREPVLRRVPMTDKLYEVLSNLYATHAPKKEWVFWTRSYNAKTGMMEEGPYRRGRYSMLQKICRDAGVDYYTFHRFRASGASVMDNSGALLPGIQRILGHADRRSTEIYLEKLRDVERDAMDVYERESRKDDDKVA, encoded by the coding sequence ATGACCGTCTATTTCAAGGCCGGGAAAGGGTACCGGTACGACTTCATGGTAAAGGGCAAGCGCTACACCAAGGCGTGGTTCAAGGGGAAACAGGCCGCGAAAACGGCCGAAGTCAAAAGAAGGGAGGACGTCGAAAAGAAACAGGAACTGGAAGCGACGGGCGACATGGCCTTGCTTGATCTGCTCAACCTGCGGCTGGATTACCTGCTGGACCGTGCGTACTCGGAGTCCCACTACAAGAAGACCAAGCTCGCGGCCCAGCGGCTGCTGGACTACTTCGGCAAGGTGCCGTGTTCCGTAATTACCCGCCTGAAGGCCGACGAATTCTTGATGGCCGTGGTCAGGGAACGTACCCCGGTCGCTGGCAACAACGACCTCAAGGTGCTCCGGGCGGCGTTCTCCTGGGGCATGAAGCGGGGCCAGCGGTTCATTCAGGACAACCCCTTCGCGGGGTTGGAAACGTTCCCCAGCGACAAGCCCAGCGAACGGAAGAAGACCCCCAGGATCGACGAACTGGACCGGATGATCGAAGCGGCTCAGCCGAAGCACCGCCCCTATTTGTGGGTGCTCCGGGAAACCATGGCGCGGAGCATCGAGGTCCACCGGCTCACCTGGAATCGGGTCAACTTTGAAGAACGGTACGTCGAGCTGGAAACGCGCAAGAACAAGAACCGGGAACCGGTGCTGCGCCGGGTGCCGATGACGGACAAGCTGTACGAAGTCCTCTCAAACCTGTACGCGACCCACGCCCCCAAAAAGGAATGGGTGTTCTGGACTAGGAGCTACAACGCCAAGACCGGCATGATGGAAGAAGGTCCCTATAGGCGGGGCCGGTATTCCATGCTCCAAAAGATCTGCCGGGATGCGGGAGTGGATTACTACACCTTCCACCGCTTCCGGGCATCGGGCGCATCCGTGATGGACAACAGCGGGGCCTTGCTCCCTGGCATCCAGCGCATCCTTGGCCACGCGGACCGGCGGAGCACGGAAATCTATCTGGAAAAACTCCGTGACGTGGAACGCGACGCCATGGACGTTTACGAAAGGGAAAGCCGCAAGGATGATGACAAGGTTGCCTGA
- the deoA gene encoding thymidine phosphorylase → MTFIPQEIIRRKRDGLALDRADIRAMVRGITDGSASEGQVAAFAMAVFFRGMTLRERIDLTEAMRDSGRVLDWPGMGLERGVVDKHSTGGVGDKVSLILGPLAAACGAFVPMISGRGLGHTGGTLDKFDAIPGYDTAPDLETFARVVREAGCAIIGQTTDLAPADRRLYAVRDVTATVESVDLITASILSKKLAAGLQGLVMDVKFGSGAFMEDFADACALAESIVTVATGAGVPTTALLTDMNEVLGDCVGNAVEVREAVDFLTGVRREPRLAEVTLALTGEMLVLAGVVADPDAAARRMEQALASGAAAERFGRMVAGLGGPRDILERTDVYLPKPPVARPVYPNRTGFVAAMDSRAVGMTLVAMGGGRTRADQAIDHGVGMTGFARIGDPVAPDIPLCVVHARDTAQADMAAERIRRAVTISDAPPAPRPVVRRRITAREEPAQETN, encoded by the coding sequence ATGACGTTCATACCGCAGGAGATCATTCGCAGGAAGCGGGACGGCTTGGCGCTCGACCGGGCCGACATCCGGGCCATGGTCCGGGGCATCACGGACGGTTCGGCCAGCGAGGGCCAGGTGGCGGCGTTCGCCATGGCGGTCTTTTTTCGCGGCATGACCCTGCGCGAGCGCATCGACCTGACCGAGGCCATGCGCGACTCGGGCCGGGTCCTGGACTGGCCGGGCATGGGCCTTGAGCGCGGCGTGGTGGACAAGCATTCGACCGGCGGCGTGGGCGACAAGGTCAGCCTGATTCTCGGCCCCCTGGCGGCGGCCTGCGGCGCGTTCGTGCCCATGATCTCCGGACGCGGCCTGGGGCACACGGGCGGCACCCTGGACAAGTTCGACGCCATTCCGGGCTACGACACCGCCCCGGACCTGGAGACCTTCGCGCGCGTGGTCCGCGAGGCGGGCTGCGCCATCATCGGCCAGACAACGGACCTGGCCCCGGCCGACCGGCGGCTGTACGCCGTGCGCGACGTGACCGCCACGGTGGAGTCCGTGGACCTGATCACCGCCTCCATCCTGTCCAAGAAGCTGGCTGCCGGGCTCCAGGGGCTGGTCATGGACGTGAAATTCGGCTCCGGCGCGTTCATGGAAGATTTCGCGGACGCCTGCGCCCTGGCCGAGTCCATCGTCACCGTGGCCACGGGCGCTGGCGTGCCCACCACGGCCCTGCTCACGGACATGAACGAGGTCCTGGGCGACTGTGTGGGCAACGCCGTGGAGGTCCGCGAGGCCGTGGACTTCCTGACCGGCGTCCGGCGCGAACCCCGCCTGGCCGAGGTCACCCTGGCCCTGACCGGCGAGATGCTCGTCCTGGCGGGAGTCGTTGCGGACCCGGACGCGGCCGCGCGCAGGATGGAACAGGCCCTGGCCAGCGGCGCGGCCGCCGAGCGGTTCGGCCGCATGGTCGCCGGGCTGGGCGGGCCAAGGGATATCCTGGAGCGGACGGACGTTTACTTGCCGAAACCGCCCGTGGCGCGGCCCGTGTACCCGAACCGGACCGGCTTCGTCGCGGCCATGGACAGCCGCGCCGTGGGCATGACCCTGGTGGCCATGGGCGGCGGCCGCACCCGCGCGGACCAGGCCATCGACCACGGCGTGGGCATGACCGGCTTCGCCCGCATCGGCGATCCCGTTGCCCCGGACATCCCCCTGTGCGTGGTCCACGCCCGCGACACGGCACAGGCCGACATGGCCGCAGAACGCATTCGCCGGGCCGTGACCATCAGCGACGCGCCACCGGCCCCGCGCCCGGTCGTCCGCCGCCGGATCACCGCCCGCGAGGAACCCGCACAGGAGACCAACTGA